One Helianthus annuus cultivar XRQ/B chromosome 12, HanXRQr2.0-SUNRISE, whole genome shotgun sequence genomic region harbors:
- the LOC110904852 gene encoding uncharacterized protein LOC110904852: MLGAGLQFGRSRNGEDRFYNPSKARSNRQFQENLRRAQSDVTETDSTTSCGATAKALKVIPVEPPVSSPVCNLERFLESVTPSVPSQYKRATGGWRTCDEYQPYFVLGDLWESFKEWSAYGAGVPLILNDTDSVVQYYVPYLSGIQLYMDPLKSSAKSRQHSEDSDVDSFRDSSSDVSSDFDLPKSELSQRFDQLSLNYYHALQEGFSSDEGESMRPQSSLAFEYLEHSQPWGREPLTDKILDLARCYPELKSVKSCDLLSSSWLSVAWYPIYRIPMGPTLKDLDACFLTFHSLHTPISGNQCEHPPVAMHPGETDGVPRMSLPVFGLASYKLKAPMWINNERLLLTDLLQAADSWLSNLQVNHPDFLFFSRR; the protein is encoded by the exons ATGTTAGGAGCTGGATTGCAGTTTGGACGGAGTCGTAACGGAGAAGATAGGTTCTACAATCCATCAAAAGCGAGAAGTAACCGTCAGTTTCAGGAGAATCTCCGGCGAGCTCAAAGTGACGTCACTGAAACCGATTCTACGACGTCGTGTGGTGCTACTGCGAAGGCTTTGAAAGTGATTCCGGTGGAACCGCCGGTGTCTTCGCCGGTGTGTAATCTGGAACGGTTTTTGGAGTCGGTTACACCTTCTGTTCCTTCTCAGTATAAG AGAGCTACGGGTGGGTGGAGGACTTGTGACGAATATCAACCATATTTTGTGCTTGGTGATTTGTGGGAGTCTTTTAAGGAGTGGAGTGCTTACGGGGCTGGAGTTCCTTTGATATTGAATGATACCGATAGTGTTGTTCAGTATTATGTTCCTTATTTGTCTGGAATTCAATTATACATGGACCCTTTGAAGTCTTCAGCAAAATCAAG GCAACACAGCGAGGACAGTGATGTTGACTCTTTCAGGGACTCAAGTAGTGATGTAAGCAGTGATTTTGATCTCCCAAAGAGCGAGCTTTCTCAGAGGTTTGATCAATTGTCATTAAACTACTATCATGCCCTTCAAGAAGGCTTCTCTAGTGATGAGGGTGAATCTATGAGACCTCAAAGCTCTCTCGCGTTTGAGTATCTGGAGCACAGTCAACCTTGGGGTCGGGAACCTTTGACTGACAAG ATACTTGATCTTGCCCGTTGCTACCCTGAATTGAAAAGTGTGAAAAGTTGCGACTTGCTATCTTCTAGTTGGTTATCTGTGGCCTG GTATCCAATTTATCGTATTCCAATGGGCCCAACATTGAAAGATCTTGATGCTTGCTTTCTGACCTTTCATTCTCTTCATACGCCTATCTCAG GCAATCAATGTGAGCATCCACCAGTTGCCATGCATCCTGGAGAAACAGATGGCGTCCCGAGGATGTCCTTACCAGTGTTTGGTCTTGCTTCTTACAAGTTAAAAGCGCCAATGTGGATCAACAACGAACGCTTGTTGCTGACTGATCTTTTGCAGGCGGCTGACAGTTGGCTGTCAAACCTTCAGGTTAATCACCCggattttcttttcttttcccgtagatga